In Mangrovibacterium diazotrophicum, the genomic stretch CTCCCAGTTGCCGCACATATTCTACGCGAAGCACCTTAAAAATATTGGTTACACCAAAACCAATCTCGGCGTAGGGCGCATTTTTACTGTTATCGTAATATTCGGGTAAATCGAAGACGCCCTTGTATGAATCAGTCAGCTTCCCGTAATGCACCTTCAGCGACACCACTTCACGTAACTTTAGTTTCCGAACCAATGGAACCCGGTTCAGCAACACACCTCCCCCATTCAGGTGCGCATGCAAGTTGGTATACACGTTGTGTGCAAATGAAGCATGATGCAACAGGTTGAAACGGAACTTGGCATAGCCCAACGACATCGATCCAACCGGCAGATCCAACTGATCGAAGGGTGCATCACCAAAGAGGTAGCCACCATTCAGCATGTAGTTGACAAACATTTGCCCAAGCAAAATTCGACCTTGAATAGAAGAATGGAAACGTGCATAAAATCCAAGGTCGTCCTCCATTCCCGGAACTGACAAACGGCCAATATCTGCTCCGACATCAATCACCGGAATCGGGTCGACGTAATAAATCCGATCAAAGAAATAACGGTCGTAGTGCTGTCCGAAGGCAAAACGCGCATCAACCAGCACGCCGTAGTTCGTATATTTATTGTACGGAACCCCATCCTTGGTAAACGACACATAAGGCGTGGCATAGTTCCAGTTCACGTAGGGCGATGCCTCCAAATGGATATCGCTTGGCGCGTTGTATTCAATCCGTCCCTCCAGGTATTTTTCCTCCTTCAAATAAGGGTTCTTTTCCTTTGTTGTAAAAACAGCAATGAAGTTACTGTTCCCTTTATTGTTGGGATTGTGCTTGACGAAACGCAAAAAGCGATCCTGCGAAATCAGGTTATAGTCGTTAAAGTATTTGAACCGAAACAAAAATTTATCCGTCTCGCCGGGTTGAAAGTCGAAATTGGCGCCGTACTTAAATTCCTTGTTCGCGGTTCCGTAACCGAGAAATCCACCGACGGAGAAACGCTCAAACATTTGCTCGCTCGTGCGCAGCGGAATGGTAATCCGATTCCCTTCAATCTTGTTGGTCGAATAAATATCGAAGACCGGCCCGACATCAATTTTCCCCATGTTGAAGAAACTCGTGAGCGCCACGCCCCCTACTTTATCAACATTCTTGACAATCGGCTGCTTCTTCAGGTTGTCAACACTTTGATAGGTTTCGGCATCCAACTGGTCAACCGCGAACTCGGGCTGTGTTTTCCAATCTTTGGCTTTCACATCCGCCAGCCGAGGTGAAGTGGAATAACTGGTTGTTTTATTGATCAGCCAGTTCCCGCTCGACACACTTTCCAGCCGCTTGGAGGCGTAACTAGTCGTCGAATCTTTATTGGCAAACAACGACATGTTGATGTCCACTTTCTGCTCATCGAAAAAGTAATTACCCTCCTGGTCGGTTTGATACACTACGCTTCCGCGAAACCCATTGATAAAGTTCAGGTTCGCCTTTTCCGAAATGTAAGCATCAATCTTCGTTAAAGCATAGGTTTCTGCATCAACTGTGAAACTACCCGAAAACAGCGGATTGCGCAGGTTTTTCGGAGCATAGGTCAGCTGGTAAAACTTGTGCCCGTTCTGATAGATGGTATCGTTGAAATAGTAATTGTAGTACAACAAAGCGGAACGACTAATCGGCGACACGTATCCCCGATCCATGATCTGGATATTCTCGTCGTAAAAGTCCATCGAGACCGCCACATTTTTCAACACAAAACTTTCGATGAACGATTCAGAACGCGGGAAAATCCCGTCCTTCTTCAAATAAGCCACTTTCACCGAATCCGCTGAAACATCTTCGCCTTTCTCTGCCAGGTAAATTGGCGAAAACTGCATGTCATGTCCTTCCAAACTGACCGTTATATCGGACATGTTGTCGAAGAAGCGGCTCACCTTCGCTGTTGTATCCACAGCAATATAAACCGTCGTATTTTCAATCGACTTGTAGTTCTTGACATTTGCCAACCGATCCCGGTTTTCTTTCTTATTCTTCTGAATGAGGTTGAAAACCACCCGGGCAAAAGGAACTTCCGACTTAACCGTCACCTCGTCAATTTGCTTGACATCCTGTTTCAGTTCAACCCGCAGTTCCCTCCCAACTTTACTGAGAAGAAATTCCTGCTCGACGTAGCCCACAGTCGAAACCGCTAGCGTATCACCTTTGGGCCCGTTTATTGAAAAACGTCCATCCAGATCCGACTGGGTTCCCTGCATCGTTCCTTTAATCCAAAT encodes the following:
- a CDS encoding DUF5686 and carboxypeptidase-like regulatory domain-containing protein, encoding MSRIFTIAIFLVVVSSGVFAQGISGVVVDAATKEAIPFANIWIKGTMQGTQSDLDGRFSINGPKGDTLAVSTVGYVEQEFLLSKVGRELRVELKQDVKQIDEVTVKSEVPFARVVFNLIQKNKKENRDRLANVKNYKSIENTTVYIAVDTTAKVSRFFDNMSDITVSLEGHDMQFSPIYLAEKGEDVSADSVKVAYLKKDGIFPRSESFIESFVLKNVAVSMDFYDENIQIMDRGYVSPISRSALLYYNYYFNDTIYQNGHKFYQLTYAPKNLRNPLFSGSFTVDAETYALTKIDAYISEKANLNFINGFRGSVVYQTDQEGNYFFDEQKVDINMSLFANKDSTTSYASKRLESVSSGNWLINKTTSYSTSPRLADVKAKDWKTQPEFAVDQLDAETYQSVDNLKKQPIVKNVDKVGGVALTSFFNMGKIDVGPVFDIYSTNKIEGNRITIPLRTSEQMFERFSVGGFLGYGTANKEFKYGANFDFQPGETDKFLFRFKYFNDYNLISQDRFLRFVKHNPNNKGNSNFIAVFTTKEKNPYLKEEKYLEGRIEYNAPSDIHLEASPYVNWNYATPYVSFTKDGVPYNKYTNYGVLVDARFAFGQHYDRYFFDRIYYVDPIPVIDVGADIGRLSVPGMEDDLGFYARFHSSIQGRILLGQMFVNYMLNGGYLFGDAPFDQLDLPVGSMSLGYAKFRFNLLHHASFAHNVYTNLHAHLNGGGVLLNRVPLVRKLKLREVVSLKVHYGKLTDSYKGVFDLPEYYDNSKNAPYAEIGFGVTNIFKVLRVEYVRQLGGTYRNSDFTYKNGIFFRTEMSF